One window from the genome of Rhodococcus sp. ABRD24 encodes:
- a CDS encoding acetate--CoA ligase family protein codes for MAQTMSPTDRDLRVFRDPASVAVVGSTSDPAKWGYWLAKGALTGRSRRDVFLINRSKADILGEPSHGSLSELPTTPELVALCVPAAHIGAVVDEGLALGVRGFLGITAGVPDESAIAQRIADAGARLVGMNSLGIYDSSTDLQLAWGRFTPGPIAVISQSGQLGSEIAILAARAGLGVSRFVSIGNQADVRAAELLADLVEDEGTRVVALYLESFSAGRELIEALVTLRNAGKYTILLTVGGSEASSRLARSHTGSLTSNLDVVDAAVRAAGAVRVNTPSELVDVARLLLATSLPRGNRVAIVGDSGGQTGIAADVAAAAKLRVPAFSAELATELAQLLPDGASCSNPVDLAGAGEKDLASYSDVVSVLLASDEVDSVVLTGYFGTYGADTPSLVGRELEIVDAMGDAVIRTGTPLLVHTMVDGNLATEAMWKHRIPVYGNIETAVRALVDADRLSRAGRVLPCLPEWSEPIAAGYLGAQEILTEFGIRFPRGVTVRSREDLAVVEAQLTAPYVLKASWLEHKSEVGGVAVGLSDLGALAAAFETMYAALGEGDYVIEELDTRPHTVEILLGARRDPDLGPVVVVGAGGTEAEVYRDVTVEMAPVSIDTAHAMLRQLECAPLLQGWRGRPPTDIDALASAVAAVSELAAAHPHIRELELNPLRVGPDGVLAVDALIIDDPR; via the coding sequence ATGGCGCAAACGATGTCGCCGACCGACCGTGATCTGCGTGTCTTCCGAGACCCGGCCTCGGTGGCGGTCGTCGGCTCCACCTCGGACCCGGCCAAGTGGGGTTACTGGTTGGCAAAGGGCGCGCTCACCGGCCGCTCCCGGCGGGACGTGTTCCTGATCAATCGTTCGAAGGCAGACATTCTCGGCGAGCCGAGTCACGGCTCGCTCAGCGAACTGCCCACTACTCCCGAGCTGGTTGCCTTGTGCGTGCCCGCCGCCCACATCGGTGCCGTCGTCGATGAAGGGCTTGCACTCGGCGTGCGCGGCTTCCTCGGCATCACTGCCGGCGTCCCTGACGAGTCCGCGATCGCGCAGCGCATCGCCGACGCGGGTGCACGTCTGGTGGGCATGAACAGCCTCGGCATCTACGACAGTTCGACCGACTTGCAGCTGGCGTGGGGTCGGTTCACCCCCGGACCGATCGCGGTGATTTCGCAGAGCGGTCAACTCGGCTCCGAGATCGCTATCCTCGCCGCCCGCGCGGGCCTCGGGGTGTCCCGATTCGTATCCATCGGTAACCAGGCGGACGTTCGCGCCGCCGAGCTGCTTGCCGACCTCGTCGAGGACGAGGGCACCCGGGTGGTTGCCCTGTACCTCGAAAGCTTCTCCGCGGGAAGGGAGCTGATCGAAGCCCTGGTCACGTTACGTAATGCGGGCAAGTACACGATCTTGCTCACGGTCGGGGGGAGTGAGGCCAGTTCTCGACTCGCCCGATCCCACACCGGCTCCCTCACCTCCAATCTCGACGTCGTGGACGCGGCAGTTCGTGCGGCCGGTGCGGTGCGGGTCAATACGCCGAGTGAGCTGGTCGACGTGGCGCGGCTGTTGCTTGCGACGTCGCTGCCGCGGGGGAACCGAGTGGCGATTGTCGGGGACAGCGGTGGGCAGACCGGCATCGCGGCCGACGTGGCTGCCGCTGCAAAGCTGCGTGTTCCGGCATTCTCTGCCGAGTTGGCCACAGAGCTGGCTCAGCTGCTTCCGGACGGCGCCTCGTGTAGTAACCCTGTCGATCTCGCGGGTGCCGGCGAGAAGGATCTGGCCTCCTATTCCGATGTCGTGTCGGTGTTGCTGGCGTCGGATGAGGTCGACTCGGTGGTGCTCACCGGGTACTTCGGCACGTACGGCGCGGACACCCCGTCTCTGGTCGGGCGGGAGCTCGAGATCGTCGATGCGATGGGGGATGCGGTCATCCGCACCGGTACGCCGCTCCTCGTGCACACCATGGTCGACGGCAACCTCGCGACCGAGGCGATGTGGAAGCACCGGATTCCTGTGTACGGCAACATCGAGACGGCAGTCCGGGCCCTGGTCGATGCCGACAGGCTCTCGCGAGCCGGACGCGTTCTGCCCTGCCTGCCCGAGTGGTCCGAGCCCATCGCAGCGGGCTATCTGGGGGCACAGGAGATCCTGACGGAGTTCGGAATCCGCTTTCCTCGCGGAGTCACGGTGCGAAGTCGGGAAGATCTGGCGGTCGTCGAGGCTCAGCTCACGGCTCCCTATGTCCTCAAGGCCAGCTGGCTCGAGCACAAGAGCGAGGTGGGCGGGGTCGCGGTCGGCCTTTCGGATCTCGGAGCCCTCGCTGCCGCCTTCGAGACCATGTACGCCGCGCTCGGTGAGGGTGACTACGTCATCGAGGAACTCGACACCCGCCCGCACACAGTGGAGATCCTTCTCGGTGCGCGCCGGGACCCGGATCTGGGACCCGTCGTGGTCGTGGGCGCCGGCGGTACCGAGGCCGAGGTGTATCGCGACGTCACCGTCGAGATGGCCCCGGTTTCCATCGACACCGCGCATGCGATGCTGCGTCAGCTCGAATGCGCACCCCTACTGCAGGGTTGGCGGGGACGGCCGCCCACCGATATCGATGCCCTGGCATCGGCGGTGGCGGCGGTATCCGAGCTCGCCGCCGCTCATCCCCACATTCGTGAGCTCGAGCTCAATCCCCTCCGTGTCGGCCCGGACGGTGTCCTGGCCGTCGACGCACTGATCATCGACGACCCTCGCTGA
- a CDS encoding ABC transporter ATP-binding protein, whose protein sequence is MTRKTNTTSGAPIRLSNISKSYGDTVILDDLSLDIRGGEFLTLLGASGSGKSTLLNIIAGFVKPTGGTVEVDGATMNKVPPHKRGFGMVFQNYSLFPHMTIAENVAFPLKRRGWSKERIAAGVAEALDVVQLGHLGARKPSELSGGQQQRVALARAIVFRPPVLLMDEPLGALDKLLREQLQLEVRRLHQELGITFIFVTHDQDEALAMSDRIALLRNGSIVQVGSPEELYKSPNSRYAAEFIGASNIFAGRAVGADFADKDTGQCFRLPGSGHRGDVSVLLRPERLQVCAHTEPIPVGCDSVTGVVEDSVYFGSSRQVLVRTKADRVVIARTPVPLSHDAVTPGARVSVYWNVGDVTILSDPIDSSTAVSA, encoded by the coding sequence ATGACCCGGAAGACCAATACGACCAGCGGGGCGCCGATTCGGCTGTCGAACATCAGTAAGAGCTACGGCGACACCGTCATTCTCGACGATCTGAGTCTCGACATCCGGGGTGGCGAGTTCCTCACGCTGCTCGGTGCGAGCGGATCGGGAAAGTCCACCCTGCTCAACATCATTGCCGGATTCGTCAAGCCGACCGGAGGCACCGTCGAGGTGGACGGCGCGACCATGAACAAGGTGCCGCCGCACAAGCGCGGATTCGGGATGGTGTTCCAGAATTACTCGCTGTTCCCGCACATGACGATCGCTGAGAACGTCGCGTTCCCGCTGAAGCGACGCGGTTGGTCGAAGGAACGGATCGCCGCCGGCGTGGCCGAGGCCCTCGACGTCGTCCAGCTCGGGCATCTCGGTGCCCGTAAGCCGTCCGAGCTCTCGGGTGGCCAGCAGCAGCGCGTCGCTCTCGCCCGCGCCATCGTGTTCCGTCCGCCGGTGCTGCTGATGGACGAACCGCTCGGCGCTCTGGACAAACTGCTCCGCGAGCAGTTGCAACTCGAGGTCCGCAGGCTGCACCAGGAACTGGGGATCACATTCATCTTCGTCACGCACGACCAGGACGAAGCGCTGGCGATGTCGGATCGGATCGCTCTGCTGCGCAACGGTTCCATCGTTCAGGTGGGCTCGCCAGAGGAGCTGTACAAATCCCCCAACTCCCGATACGCGGCCGAGTTCATCGGGGCGTCGAACATCTTCGCCGGACGGGCCGTGGGTGCGGATTTCGCGGACAAGGACACCGGGCAGTGTTTCCGGCTTCCTGGATCCGGTCACCGCGGCGATGTGAGCGTTCTACTGCGACCGGAGCGTCTTCAGGTGTGTGCGCACACCGAGCCCATTCCTGTCGGGTGCGACTCCGTGACCGGAGTGGTCGAGGACAGTGTGTACTTCGGCAGCAGCCGCCAGGTCCTGGTCCGTACCAAGGCGGATCGCGTCGTCATCGCCCGTACCCCGGTTCCGCTGAGCCACGATGCCGTCACGCCAGGAGCACGGGTGAGCGTGTACTGGAATGTCGGCGACGTCACCATCCTCTCCGATCCTATCGACAGTTCGACGGCCGTCTCCGCCTGA
- a CDS encoding ABC transporter permease — MTRTLTRVLLGVIAALTVCYLLLPILIVIPMSFSDSSFLNFPPEGLSGRWYQRLIDDPTWLHSAATSMRVALVSTVCAVVLGVLAALGLVRGRFPFRGGITALILAPVIVPYVIVGLSVYIVFLRIGLTETTLGLVLVHTALAVPYVTINVASGLVSFDRNIELAAQSLGSGPVSTFFRITLPNIAPSVFAGAVFAFVTSWDEVVTAIFLTGPRMTTLPVRIWSGVKVQVDPTVAAISALSLFVILAAFLALGAGKLLQKALRAYRSRNVPNVIGVQA, encoded by the coding sequence ATGACACGAACACTCACCCGGGTGCTCCTTGGGGTGATCGCCGCTCTCACCGTCTGCTACCTGCTGCTCCCGATCCTGATCGTCATCCCGATGTCGTTCTCGGACAGTTCGTTCCTGAACTTTCCGCCCGAAGGCCTGTCCGGACGCTGGTATCAGAGGCTGATCGACGACCCCACCTGGCTGCACTCTGCCGCGACGAGCATGCGGGTGGCTCTTGTCTCGACTGTTTGCGCGGTCGTCCTGGGAGTCCTGGCTGCGCTGGGTCTGGTCCGCGGGCGATTCCCGTTCCGCGGCGGCATCACTGCTCTGATCCTGGCACCGGTAATCGTGCCGTACGTGATCGTCGGCCTCTCTGTGTACATCGTGTTCCTGCGGATCGGGCTCACCGAGACAACGCTCGGGCTGGTGCTGGTGCACACCGCGTTGGCAGTACCGTATGTGACGATCAACGTGGCGTCCGGTCTGGTCAGCTTCGATCGCAACATCGAACTGGCAGCTCAGTCCCTCGGTTCGGGTCCGGTGTCCACCTTCTTCCGAATTACGCTGCCCAACATCGCTCCCAGCGTGTTTGCAGGCGCGGTGTTCGCCTTCGTCACCAGCTGGGACGAGGTCGTCACCGCGATCTTCCTGACCGGACCGCGGATGACCACCTTGCCCGTGCGGATCTGGTCCGGTGTCAAGGTACAAGTCGATCCGACCGTTGCCGCGATCTCCGCGCTCTCACTCTTCGTGATCCTTGCCGCCTTCCTCGCCCTGGGCGCGGGCAAGCTGCTCCAGAAGGCACTCCGCGCGTACCGAAGTCGAAACGTGCCCAATGTGATTGGAGTTCAAGCATGA
- a CDS encoding ABC transporter permease, giving the protein MTQTLEAAADEQADRTGPPNPAPRVRRWARLEFDNWALLLLPLLGFLTLVFVIPLLLLLSKSFTDPAVGLANYSDILTNPLYLKVLRNTFVTAITVTLVTVVIAFPFAYLMTLATPFWRGVMMIAVLIPFWTSLLVRSFALVLLLRDTGVINTVLDSVGVIDEPIPMLRHLSGVMFGMVQITLPFAVLPLYATMRTIDRRLLLAAESLGARPSVAFWKVFVPLTIPGVFAGLILVFIQALGYYITPALLGGPQNTMIGQLIVEQVSTVLKFGFAAALAVVLLGSTLILLAIASRFVDMKKYLMGSK; this is encoded by the coding sequence GTGACGCAGACATTGGAGGCTGCGGCAGACGAACAAGCCGATCGGACCGGACCGCCGAACCCGGCTCCGCGCGTGCGGCGTTGGGCCCGGCTCGAGTTCGACAACTGGGCTCTGCTCCTGTTGCCGCTGCTCGGATTCCTCACCCTGGTTTTCGTGATCCCGCTGCTGCTTTTGCTGTCGAAGAGTTTCACGGATCCCGCAGTGGGACTAGCGAACTACTCGGATATCCTGACCAACCCGCTGTACCTGAAGGTGCTACGCAACACGTTCGTCACCGCGATCACCGTGACGCTGGTGACTGTCGTCATCGCCTTCCCCTTCGCCTACCTGATGACACTGGCGACGCCCTTCTGGCGCGGCGTGATGATGATCGCAGTACTCATCCCGTTCTGGACCAGCCTATTGGTGCGCAGCTTCGCCCTGGTGCTGCTGCTGCGCGATACGGGCGTCATCAACACGGTGCTCGATTCGGTCGGCGTGATCGATGAACCGATCCCGATGCTGAGACACCTGTCCGGCGTGATGTTCGGCATGGTTCAGATCACGCTGCCGTTCGCTGTACTGCCGCTGTACGCGACGATGCGCACGATCGACCGGCGGTTGTTGCTCGCTGCCGAGAGCCTGGGCGCACGACCGTCGGTGGCCTTCTGGAAGGTGTTCGTACCGTTGACGATTCCGGGTGTCTTCGCCGGATTGATCCTGGTCTTCATCCAGGCACTCGGCTACTACATCACGCCAGCCCTGCTGGGCGGTCCGCAGAACACCATGATCGGCCAGCTGATTGTCGAGCAGGTGTCGACCGTGCTCAAGTTCGGCTTCGCGGCAGCGCTGGCTGTGGTGCTGCTGGGCAGCACGCTGATCCTGCTCGCCATCGCGAGCCGGTTCGTCGATATGAAGAAATACCTGATGGGGTCGAAATGA
- a CDS encoding ABC transporter substrate-binding protein → MSTAHRRTRLATGLTLVAAAVAACGSSAGDPSKTLEVTMWGGSAQRAHVDTYIKPWAEANGLTVSEDSPTDYAKIKAQVDSKNVTWGVTEVEPNFSETACASGVLTKLTPEVKQAATDAGINPGYINDCAIPNLSYAFTIAYNTDTFADNHPKTWAEFFDTQLFPGKRGFWKYATGGMFEAALLADGVPADQLYPLDLDRAFRKLDTIKQDIVFYETGDEQAQLVASGEAPLVQAWNGRIYHAAKEGQPVANEWGQNLVSYDQVVIPAGYPNTDLAMKWMTAFVGDVQGQAADAEASAYDPINPKAMELVDPEVAKELATFPANQAQAATTMNYKYWAENYNTATERLNAWALS, encoded by the coding sequence ATGAGTACAGCGCACAGGCGGACTCGATTGGCGACGGGGCTGACTCTCGTGGCCGCGGCAGTTGCGGCATGCGGGTCGTCGGCTGGAGATCCGAGCAAGACCCTCGAAGTCACGATGTGGGGCGGATCGGCGCAGCGTGCACATGTCGACACCTACATCAAGCCGTGGGCGGAGGCCAACGGGCTCACGGTCAGTGAGGATTCCCCCACCGACTACGCCAAGATCAAGGCCCAGGTCGATTCCAAGAACGTCACCTGGGGCGTGACCGAGGTCGAGCCGAACTTCTCCGAAACTGCCTGTGCTAGCGGAGTACTGACTAAGCTCACCCCCGAGGTCAAGCAGGCCGCGACCGACGCCGGTATCAATCCCGGCTACATCAACGACTGCGCGATTCCGAACCTCTCCTACGCCTTCACGATTGCCTACAACACCGATACCTTCGCCGACAATCACCCCAAAACGTGGGCAGAGTTCTTCGATACGCAACTCTTCCCCGGGAAGCGTGGATTCTGGAAGTACGCCACCGGAGGGATGTTCGAGGCTGCTCTGCTCGCCGATGGGGTGCCCGCGGACCAGCTCTACCCCCTCGATCTGGACCGGGCGTTCCGCAAGCTGGATACCATCAAGCAGGACATCGTCTTCTACGAGACGGGTGACGAGCAAGCTCAGCTGGTCGCGAGCGGCGAGGCACCCCTTGTACAGGCATGGAACGGCCGGATCTATCACGCGGCCAAGGAAGGCCAGCCCGTCGCGAACGAGTGGGGCCAGAACCTCGTTTCCTATGACCAGGTGGTGATCCCCGCCGGTTACCCAAACACCGACCTCGCGATGAAGTGGATGACCGCATTTGTCGGTGACGTCCAGGGGCAAGCCGCCGATGCCGAAGCCAGTGCTTACGATCCCATCAACCCGAAAGCCATGGAACTCGTCGATCCCGAAGTTGCCAAGGAACTCGCCACCTTCCCTGCCAATCAGGCGCAGGCCGCCACGACGATGAACTACAAGTACTGGGCGGAGAACTACAACACGGCGACCGAACGACTGAACGCCTGGGCGTTGTCGTGA
- a CDS encoding M23 family metallopeptidase: MANHHRTVSPSNSPTKASHTTRGRRSLKVAAVAAATGAILTGSAQIGVTTAAAAPLQLPILGNVEIELPAGLLLPRVPAPAAPATPTPPAAPAPQQWTPSDQQWTPAPKKLAPAPAPTPAPAPAPDATPAPAPAPANRVFPQRARAIQPVSGVLTSGYGPRWGTHHNGIDIGANLGTPIYSAADGVIINAGPASGFGQWVRVQHDDGTITVYGHVDTFTVGVGERVVAGQQIATVGNRGQSTGPHLHFEVWDPAGNQVDPQIWLRDNDVAVTWGG, from the coding sequence GTGGCCAATCACCACAGGACGGTTAGTCCTTCGAACTCCCCGACCAAGGCTTCGCACACCACCCGCGGCCGTCGTTCGCTCAAGGTCGCCGCAGTTGCAGCTGCCACCGGCGCCATCCTCACTGGCAGCGCGCAGATCGGCGTCACCACCGCCGCAGCAGCCCCACTCCAGCTCCCGATCCTCGGCAATGTCGAAATCGAGCTGCCCGCAGGCCTCCTACTGCCTCGAGTCCCGGCACCTGCCGCCCCGGCGACACCCACCCCTCCGGCAGCACCGGCACCCCAGCAGTGGACGCCGTCCGATCAGCAGTGGACGCCGGCGCCGAAGAAGCTGGCACCCGCACCCGCACCCACACCCGCACCCGCACCCGCACCCGATGCGACACCTGCACCTGCACCTGCGCCCGCCAACCGGGTCTTTCCGCAGCGAGCGCGTGCCATCCAGCCGGTCTCCGGCGTCCTGACCTCCGGTTATGGCCCGCGCTGGGGCACACACCACAACGGCATCGACATCGGCGCCAATCTCGGCACACCGATCTACTCCGCCGCTGACGGTGTGATCATCAACGCCGGCCCGGCCTCCGGATTCGGCCAATGGGTCCGCGTCCAACACGATGATGGCACCATCACCGTGTATGGCCATGTCGACACCTTCACAGTCGGCGTCGGTGAACGCGTCGTCGCCGGCCAGCAGATCGCGACCGTCGGCAACCGCGGCCAGTCCACCGGACCGCACCTCCACTTCGAGGTCTGGGATCCGGCTGGCAACCAGGTCGATCCGCAGATCTGGCTGCGCGACAACGACGTTGCTGTCACCTGGGGCGGCTAG